GCTCGAAATCGCCGCCACGATGCCGCGCGTCGACTTGCAGGATACCGTCAATACGTAACTTGTCATGTCTTTCCCTCTTCCCTCTCCAAGGCCGCCGCTGTGCTTAGATCAAAGCCCGGACCGCGAATAGGCCGGCGCACTTTCATTCATGCGACAAATTGCAAGATAAACCATCACGTTTGTGCAAGTTCTCTCATTGCTCAGTCTGAAGCTTAGGAGAAGTTGCGCGAAAAACTGTACCGTCAGCGCCGCTTGGATGCGTATTCTCGCCTTCGACGCGCTTTAGGCAGGCGGCCGGCTCGCCACCGCGACCTGCCGGCGGCGCGGCGAGGTGATCTCATGGATGATCGCACCGCCGATCGACGAGAGCACCAGCGAGAGGATCACGAAGAGCACCGGCTGTTGCAGGATGCCGATCGGCAGGCGGTCGGCGGCGACCCTGAGAAAAGCCAGCGTGAAGGCGTGGGTGATGTAGATGCTGTAGGAGCAGTCGCCGAGATAGTTCAGCCATCCGATCACCGGCAGCCTGGAGAAGTCGATGGAGATCGCGCCGTAGACGATGAAGATCGCCGGGATTCCCCAGGCATAGAACCGGCTTTCCGGCGGCATCAGCGCCTCGTTGATGAAGAGAAACGCAAAGCCGATGGCAAGCGCCGCCCAAGCCCAGCGGTTCGGCAGCAGGACCTTCTGCCCGTAGAGCCAGCCGAGCACCACACCGGCGAGGAATTCCAGCATGATTGGTTCGCGGTAGAACCGGGTCACAGTCGTTTCCGGCAGCAGCCGGCAAGCGATCAGGATGACGGCAAAGACGGCAAACATCGCCGGGATGCGCCGTACTTCCTGTAGCGGCAATAGCAGCGCAAAGACGAAGTAGAAGAACATTTCGTAATTCAGCGTCCAGCCGGGGACGACCACCGGCGCGATCGTGCTGGGATCGGCAGGATTGGCCCATGGCAGGAAGAACAGCGAGGCGATGAGATGCGGCAGGTCGAATACCGTCGATTTCAGCAATGATGGAGCGACCAGCGCCACAGTCGCCGAAAACAGCGTCGCCAGCCAGTAGAGCGGCACGATTCTCTTGATGCGCCGGCGGGCGAAATCGATCGGGCTCATCGCGCGTCCGCTCGTCGTCAGCCACATCACGAAGCCGCTCAAGACGAAGAAGATGTCAACGCCGGTTTCGCCATAGACGAAGGCGGTGGCGTCGACTGCCGGATTGACCTTGGCAAGCTGCAATACCGCGTGGAAATAGACGACCATCAGCGCCGCGATGGCGCGCAGATATTGAAGCTGGACAAGCATCGAGCGTCTTGCTCCCAGAGCATGATGCCGAAAAGTGTGGGCGGTTTTCGGACGACATCATGCTCTATTTCTTTGATTCAGAACAGGATTCAGATTTTAGGCCGATCCGGCCTAAAATCATCCTGTTCTAGGGCTCGCACGGACAGGCGCCGCTGCGGTCAACTCAGTACATCTGCCGGACGATCCTGCCGGATGCGCGGGCTGTCGTGGAAACGCATATATCCGACGACGAACCAGAGGAGACCGGCAATCTTCATCGAGAAAACCGCGGTGCCCCCGATCATCATATTCAGAAAAATGAAAAGAGAAAGTGAATGGGCGCAGCGCCGCTGTGCTGCCGTGCGCCCGGCGGGAAAGAGGCAGACGAACAGCCACAATGCGATGACGCCGAAGATCGTCGCCGCGTAGATCAGGTAGACATAGCCGCTGTCGGCGAATTCGGCGACCCGGTCGACCGAAAGCCCAAGGACGGCGAGCGGATCGAGCTCCATGATCTTCTTCATCGTCAGGTTGATGCGGCCGGTGAAATTGTCGCCGGTCGCGTTGGGTTTCAGGACGTAGACGAGGAAGCCCGCGGCGACGATCAGCGGCATCAGCGCCAGATTGAAATTCTTCGGGATCTTCGGAAAGACGAAATAGCCGATGATGCAGGCAAAGCAGAAGATCAGCATCGTACGCGTGTCGTTCGTCACCAGGATCAGCACGGCCGTGCCGATCATCAGCAGCCGGTCCCAGCGGCCGAGCCTCTCCCACATCGAAATCAGGTAGACCGCGATGACGCCGCAGAAATTGGCGAGCGACACCTGTTCGAGGAAGATCGACGAGGAACGATGGTCGATGATGCCGAAGGAGAAGCGCTCGGGAAAGCCGAGTGCGTTCTGGAAGAGGCCCGTCGTGTTGTAGCTCAGCGGCAGCAGCCCGCGCGTATTGGCGAAGTAATCGGACGGATGGACGATGCTGACGTAGAAGGGCACGCTGACGATCTCGAAGATCAGGAAGATCATGACGGCAAGGCTTGCCCAGCGAAAGGCGAGCTTCATCGTTTTCTCGTTGCTCCAGCCCCCGAGCCCGGTAAAGCAGAAGATGATCAGCACGTTGCGGAAGTGATCGATGAACAGCAGGCGGTTGAGTACGCTGACATAGATGGTCACGATCAGCGTGAACAGCAGGAACAGGAAGGCCGGAAGGTCGGTCTCGTAGATCCCCTTGTGCAGGATGTAGATGATGGCGCTCGCCATGATCAGGCCTTCGCTGGCGGCGACATGCGTCATCGAGAGCGGCACGATATTATGGTTGATGAAGGCGAGAATGCCGTTGTAGAGCACGGAGAGCAGGCCGAGCCAGAGCACCGTATGATCGGTGCGCGATGCCTCGCGGACGGCATCGAGCCGGTTGCCGGCGACGGTGCCGGCTACAGTGAATGTTGCTGCCCTCTGATCGACGACCGCCACGCTCATTTCCCCGCGGGCTTGACGGCGGAGCAAGTGCCGGCACCGGCTTTTGCCACCTCGGCAAGAAGCCGCATCTGCGGCCGCTCGGGACCCTTGCGCGGCTGGACGTTGAACGGCTCGTTCGCCGGCCACCAATCGCCGGCCGCCCAATAGGACCAGCCGAGCCAGACGTCGCTATTATCAGACATGGTGGCATAGATTTCGGTCAGCCCGCTCATGCAGTCCTTGTCGGCGGAGGCGCCGAATTCGCCGAGAAAGCCGCGCTTGTGGTTCTGCTTCAGCCAGGCGGTAACGCCGTTGATCGCCGCGACCGCGGCGCCGGCACCTTCGCAGGTCGGATGGGTTCCGGAGGAGTCGGCGTCGAGATACTGGTGGACCTCATAGGCGTAGAAGTCGAGCGGGTCTCGCACGCCGAGCATCACCGTGCCGTTGGCGCCGCCGATCACGTCCTTTTCCCAGCTGCCCGCACCGCTCCATGCCGTGCCTGGCACCAGGATGAGGTTGCGCGCGCCGACGGCGCGGATGCTGCGGATCGCGGCATTGGCCGCATCCAGCCAGTCCGTCGCCTTGATGTCGTGCGGTTCGTTCATCAGGCCGAAGAGAACGCCGTCGTGATTGGCGAATTCGACGGCGAGCCTTGCCCAGAAATCCCCGAAGGCGGCATCCGTCGCCGGCGCCGTGCCGACCTGGGTCTTGTCGTAATAGCCGAAATTATGCGGGTCGAGCAGAACCGCCATGCCGTGCTTGCGGATCAGGCCGATCGTATCTTTGATCCGCTTGAGCTCATCCTCGTCGAGCCGCCCGCCAAGTGCGGGCTGCAGCCGTTCCCAGCGGAAGGGCAGCCGGATGATCGTCATGCCTTTTTCGGCGAAATAGCTGATCGTGTCTTCGCTCGGATAGGTGTAGTTGGTGCCGTAGATGCCGCCGCGCTCGCCATATTCGCCGCCGGACAAATTGACGCCGCGGTAGCAGGCGGCCTCAGCCGCAAGGGCCGGCGACGGGATCAGAGCGGCTGCAAGCAGCAGCGCTGTCAGATGTCGTGTCGTCTTCATGGCCATCCTCGCTATCGCGGCAAATCGCAACATCGCGCCGCTCCGGTTATTTTAACGGTCCGTTAGCTAAGAATTTCTAAAGTCTCAGCACCTCGGCTTCAGTCTTTCACGCTGGGCAGGACACGAGTGCGCGTATGAACCAGTATGACAGGAACAGGGTAAGCCGGCTCCCTGGCTGGCGCAGTTTTGAGCCATCTCAGACTGCGCCGGAAGGCGTACGCATGCGCAGCCCGGTCATCCGCCCGGATGATTTCGCCCGGCCTTCACCCGAACCCGCTTCGCCCCCCTTCGTGCCGCCGGCAAGTATTGCGGAAACCCGCCAATATGAGCGCCCGGCGCCTCCTCCTCCTCCGAGACAGCCTGTCGTGGACGCGCCGCCGAATGCAGAGCCCGCGCCTGCCGCACCGCTTCTCGACCTCCGCTCGAGTATCGCCGCGATCTGGAGCCGGCGGCTGATCGTGTTTGGGCTGGCGCTTCTCGGAGCCCTCGCCGGCGGGGCGGTGGCGCCGCTCATCGCCCAGAAATTCACGGCCGTAAGCAGCCTCTATTTCGATCCGCGCCAGATCGGCCTTGCGGATGCGGGCGCGCAATCGTCGGGTCCCTCGCCGGAAATGATCTCGGCGCTGATCGATAGCCAGGTGCAGATCCTCACCTCGGGCAATGTGCTGCGCCGCGTCGCCGAAGCCATGAAGCTTGACCAGGACCCCGAATTCACCGGCGGCCGGACGGATGGCGCCGCCGTGATCGGCACTCTGCAGAAGGCGCTGGTCATCACCCGTGAGGCCAGCACCTATGTCGTCTCGCTTGCCGCCACGACCAACGATCCCGAAAAATCCGCAAGGCTTGCCAACCAGGTCGTCACCTCCTTCACCGAGGAAGAGAACAGCGCCTCGAACGGCATTTACGAAAACACCTCCTCGACGCTCGACGGACGCCTCAACGACCTGCGCCAGAACGTGCTGGAGGCCGAGCAGGCTGTCGAAACCTTCCGCGCCGACAACGACATGGCCGCGACCGAGGGCAATCTGATTTCCGATCAGCGGCTCGTTTCGCTGAACACGATGCTAGTGACGGCGCAGGAAAAGACCATCCAGGCGAAGGCGCGCGCCGATGCTGTCGCCAATCTCCGCGTCGAGGACATCGTCGCCGGCAACCAGGCAGAGGGCGGCGTCACCTCGCCGCTCGTCAGCCTGCGTCAGCAATATGCCACCCAGGCCGCCGCCGTCGGCAGCCTCGAAAGCCAGATGGGCACGCGTCATCCGCGCCTGCAGGCGGCCCGCTCGTCGCTGCAGAGCATATCAGTCGAAATCAGGGGCGAATTGCAGCGTCTCGCCACCTCGGCAAGGGGCGAATACGAGCAGGCCAAGGCCGCCGAGGACAGCATCGCCAAGGAGCTTGCCGTGCAGAAGGCGCTGCACGCGAGTTCGTCGGACAAGCAGGTGGAATTGAACGAATTGCAGCGCAAGGCGACCGCGGCGCGCAATATTTACGAGACGGTGCTGAAGCGCTCCAGCCAGACGAGTGAGGAACAGAACCTCAACCAGAGTAACATTCGCGTCATCTCGCCGGCCGAGCCGCCGGTCAAGGCCGACGGTCCCGGAAAGACGATTCTATTGGTCGCCGGCGTCATCGGCGGTTTTCTCGCCGGTTTCGTCGTCGGCGCGGGCTTTGCGATCCTCGCCGGCCTCTTCGGCCATCCCGTCATCAGAAGTTATTTCAGGAAGTCGCCCGCTGCGGCCGCTTGATGACGGTCGTCGGTTTTCCTACATCGGGGAAGCGGCCTATAGAGCAATTCCAGGAAAAGTGCGAAGCGGTTTTCCGTCCGGAATTGTGTAAAACAAAAAGTTAGAGCGGTTCTGCGTTTCCGTGAAAAGCTGAACCGCTCTAGCCGGCAGGAGAGTTCCCATGCGGCTAATGATGATGCTTGTGATATCGCTCGCTGCCGTGCCTGGCCTCGCCCCGGCGTCCGCCCTTGCCGTCGACTGGACGAAATCCGTCGATTCGCGCGTTCAACCCCTCTATCCCTACAAGGGTCTTCCCGGCGTCAAGGCGCAGCCGGACAAGAAGGAAGAGGAATCCTACAATTGCCGCACCGAAACCGTCCAGGTCCGCCGCCGTTACGACGAGATCTTCCGCTCGGGCGGCATGCCGACGCTGATGTATGTTTGCGAACGCGACGGCTTCGTTACCACGGGTGGCAAAGTTCCGCTCCGCGGCCACTATCAGCCGGTGCGGTGAGGAGCTTCAGGCAGTCAGCAAAGCAGCTGGATGCGCCTGCCGGAAACGCTCGATAGGGAGCTCCATCCTCAGATAGTCGAAGCCGGCATTTGCTTCCGATCGATCGACGATCGAATATTTGACCATGCCTTCTTCCTCCGCGCGCCGCAGCGGCAGGCTTTCGGCCGCTGCAAAGCCCAGCCGCTTGTAAAGGCCGATCGCTTTTTCATTGTGGGAGAACACGTGCAGTTCGGCCGTTTCGACCCCAAGTCCGGAAAACATCCACTCCAGCAATACAATGCCGCATTGAAACATCAGGTTACGAGTATCGCTCGCCCTGCCGCGGATGACGTTGTCGAATTCGGCCGAGCCGGGCTGAATGTTGCAGATGCCGAAATTACCGAACCGGTTTCCGCCGGGATCGCAAATGACGAATAGGATTCGGTCGGCGGCGGGCAGCGAGATGGTTTCGAGCCAGCGCCGCGTGCGTTCCTCCGTCGCGTTAAACTGGCTGAGGAAAAACGGCATCGACTGGTTGCGCCACGTCGTCAGATCGTCGATCAGGCCGGGCTCGTCGAGCATCGACCTGTCGATGCATTGCAGGTCGCCCACATGCCTGCCGTTATCGTCCCTGATCGGAAGTCGGAGCCGCCTGGCCGGATCCGCATTGTCCTTGAGGCTGACGATATCGACCTGCGCCATGAACGACTATCCCTAGAGCATGTCGCGCAAAAGTGTGCAGCGGTTTTGCGATAACGACATACGTAAAAACAAGGACCTAAAGCGCGAGGAGCGAATCTGAAAGATCGCGACGCGCTTTAGGTCCGCTCACGCCTTTCGGCAGACGCAGTAGCCGCCCGGCGAGGAAGACAGCACGAGCTTGCCGTTCAGAACCGGATCGACCTCAAAGCGGTCGGTTTCCGCCAGATAATCGGTGACTGCCTTCAGCGGCTCGTTGCCGCGCAGCCAGACCTTGGAGCGCTTTGTGAAGGCCTGTTCCTCGGTCAGGTGGCCGATGAGCGTGTCGGCGACGACGAGGTAGCAGCCTTCCGTCACCAGCGGACCGTAGGCGCGGCATTCCGCCAGAACATGCTCGTAGGAATGGTCGCTGTCGAGCACCACCATCACGCGGGCGCCTGGCGGGATCTCGGCTTTCACGGCGGCGAGCACGTCGTCGTCGACGGAACCGCCCTGAATCATCTTGATCCTGTTCGACATCGGATGGGATTCGATCGACTCGCGATTATGGGCTCGGATGTCGATGTCGACGCCGACGACCTTGGCCTTGTCGTTGCCCATGGCGGCGAGGATCGACGCCATGAAGATCAGCGAGCCGCCGCGCGCAATGCCGGTTTCGATGATGACATCGGGCTTGGTCGCCCAGATGACTTCCTGGGTCGCCAGGATATCGACCGGAAGCTGGATGATCGGCACGCCCATCCATGACCAGAGATAGAAATAGTCGAACTTGTCGAGCCCGATCAGCGTGTTTAGCGATTGTTGGAAACTTGCCTCGTCCTTGCCGAGTGCAAGTGACATCTCCCGCTTGTGGGCTTCGAATTCGAGACGATCGTCCTTCGTGGTCATGACTGTTCTTTGTCCTTCGCTGTAGGGCTGTCTTAGACCGACTGCCGCAATGCCGTGCTGTTATGATAGATCCGCCCGGCCGCCATATCGAGCAGCGTTGCCGCTACCCGGTCGATATCGGCTTCGCTCATGTCGTGATAGCTCGGCAGGTTGATCGCGCGGCCCGGAATGCTCCAGGCGTTCACGTTCTCGTGCCGATCTTTGAACATGGAGAGGCTGGAGAGGGGATAGAAGAAGACGCGCGCGTCAATATTGGCGGTCTCGAAGGTTTGCTGCATCATCTCGCGGGTAATGCCCGTCGACGGATGAAAGACCGCGGTTGGCATCCAAGCGCCGTTGATCGTGCCGGTGTATTCCGGGTTCATCGTGATGCCCGGCAGGGCTGAAAGCCGGATCATGTAGGAGGCCAGAATTTCGCGCTTGCGGTTGACGAGTTCGTCGATGCGCTCGAGTTGGGCGCATCCGATGGCCGCCTGGATGTTGGACATCTTGTATTTGAAGCCGATCGCATCCGGCCAGAACTGCTTCGTCTGTCCGCGAGCCCGGCCGTGATTGCTGAGCGTCAACACCTTTTCGTAAAGCGCGGCGTCATTGGTGACGAACATGCCGCCTTCGCCTGTCGTCAGCGTCTTGGTGCCGTGGAAGGAGAAGGTGCCGAATGCGCCCATCGAGCCGGCGCGGCGGCCGTGCCAGACGGAGCCGACCGCTTCAGCCGCATCTTCGATCACCGGAATGCCCGTCCTCTTGCCGATTTCCAGCAGCGCGTCCATGTCGCAGAGGTTGCCGTAGAGATGCGTGGCGATAATGGCCTTGGTCTTCGGCGTGATATGGCGCTCGACCTCCTCGGGATCAATGCACCACGTGTCGGCAAGCACGTCGACAAAAACGGGTCTTGCGCCGAGGTGGACGATCGGCGAGACGGTGGCGACCCAGTTCGTATCGGCGAGGATCACTTCATCGCCGGCGCCGACGCCGAGCGCTGCAAGCCCCATGTGCATGGCGCCGGTGCAGCTCGAGGTCGCGATCGCAAAGCCGCTGCCGAGATAGGATTTGAAGTCACGTTCGAAACGGTTGAGATAATCGTAGCAGCGCGCGCCCC
The Rhizobium leguminosarum DNA segment above includes these coding regions:
- a CDS encoding acyltransferase family protein; translated protein: MLVQLQYLRAIAALMVVYFHAVLQLAKVNPAVDATAFVYGETGVDIFFVLSGFVMWLTTSGRAMSPIDFARRRIKRIVPLYWLATLFSATVALVAPSLLKSTVFDLPHLIASLFFLPWANPADPSTIAPVVVPGWTLNYEMFFYFVFALLLPLQEVRRIPAMFAVFAVILIACRLLPETTVTRFYREPIMLEFLAGVVLGWLYGQKVLLPNRWAWAALAIGFAFLFINEALMPPESRFYAWGIPAIFIVYGAISIDFSRLPVIGWLNYLGDCSYSIYITHAFTLAFLRVAADRLPIGILQQPVLFVILSLVLSSIGGAIIHEITSPRRRQVAVASRPPA
- a CDS encoding glycoside hydrolase family 5 protein, which encodes MKTTRHLTALLLAAALIPSPALAAEAACYRGVNLSGGEYGERGGIYGTNYTYPSEDTISYFAEKGMTIIRLPFRWERLQPALGGRLDEDELKRIKDTIGLIRKHGMAVLLDPHNFGYYDKTQVGTAPATDAAFGDFWARLAVEFANHDGVLFGLMNEPHDIKATDWLDAANAAIRSIRAVGARNLILVPGTAWSGAGSWEKDVIGGANGTVMLGVRDPLDFYAYEVHQYLDADSSGTHPTCEGAGAAVAAINGVTAWLKQNHKRGFLGEFGASADKDCMSGLTEIYATMSDNSDVWLGWSYWAAGDWWPANEPFNVQPRKGPERPQMRLLAEVAKAGAGTCSAVKPAGK
- a CDS encoding GumC family protein: MNQYDRNRVSRLPGWRSFEPSQTAPEGVRMRSPVIRPDDFARPSPEPASPPFVPPASIAETRQYERPAPPPPPRQPVVDAPPNAEPAPAAPLLDLRSSIAAIWSRRLIVFGLALLGALAGGAVAPLIAQKFTAVSSLYFDPRQIGLADAGAQSSGPSPEMISALIDSQVQILTSGNVLRRVAEAMKLDQDPEFTGGRTDGAAVIGTLQKALVITREASTYVVSLAATTNDPEKSARLANQVVTSFTEEENSASNGIYENTSSTLDGRLNDLRQNVLEAEQAVETFRADNDMAATEGNLISDQRLVSLNTMLVTAQEKTIQAKARADAVANLRVEDIVAGNQAEGGVTSPLVSLRQQYATQAAAVGSLESQMGTRHPRLQAARSSLQSISVEIRGELQRLATSARGEYEQAKAAEDSIAKELAVQKALHASSSDKQVELNELQRKATAARNIYETVLKRSSQTSEEQNLNQSNIRVISPAEPPVKADGPGKTILLVAGVIGGFLAGFVVGAGFAILAGLFGHPVIRSYFRKSPAAAA
- a CDS encoding GNAT family N-acetyltransferase; this encodes MAQVDIVSLKDNADPARRLRLPIRDDNGRHVGDLQCIDRSMLDEPGLIDDLTTWRNQSMPFFLSQFNATEERTRRWLETISLPAADRILFVICDPGGNRFGNFGICNIQPGSAEFDNVIRGRASDTRNLMFQCGIVLLEWMFSGLGVETAELHVFSHNEKAIGLYKRLGFAAAESLPLRRAEEEGMVKYSIVDRSEANAGFDYLRMELPIERFRQAHPAALLTA
- a CDS encoding cephalosporin hydroxylase family protein; translation: MTTKDDRLEFEAHKREMSLALGKDEASFQQSLNTLIGLDKFDYFYLWSWMGVPIIQLPVDILATQEVIWATKPDVIIETGIARGGSLIFMASILAAMGNDKAKVVGVDIDIRAHNRESIESHPMSNRIKMIQGGSVDDDVLAAVKAEIPPGARVMVVLDSDHSYEHVLAECRAYGPLVTEGCYLVVADTLIGHLTEEQAFTKRSKVWLRGNEPLKAVTDYLAETDRFEVDPVLNGKLVLSSSPGGYCVCRKA
- a CDS encoding DegT/DnrJ/EryC1/StrS family aminotransferase, translated to MTNRIFYTKPSITQLETDYAADAAATGWGARCYDYLNRFERDFKSYLGSGFAIATSSCTGAMHMGLAALGVGAGDEVILADTNWVATVSPIVHLGARPVFVDVLADTWCIDPEEVERHITPKTKAIIATHLYGNLCDMDALLEIGKRTGIPVIEDAAEAVGSVWHGRRAGSMGAFGTFSFHGTKTLTTGEGGMFVTNDAALYEKVLTLSNHGRARGQTKQFWPDAIGFKYKMSNIQAAIGCAQLERIDELVNRKREILASYMIRLSALPGITMNPEYTGTINGAWMPTAVFHPSTGITREMMQQTFETANIDARVFFYPLSSLSMFKDRHENVNAWSIPGRAINLPSYHDMSEADIDRVAATLLDMAAGRIYHNSTALRQSV